The nucleotide sequence CTGGGGATCGATATCCAGAATGCAGAGCCCGTAACGGGTCTCTCCCTCCGGCCCCCCTGTAGTATGGTGGATCACCTGAGCGCATACCTTCAGCGCGGCGTAGTCGGGAAAAAAGAGTTCAACCCGGGGCAGAATCAGTCCTGCCGGCAGCCGGGAAGTGCCTTTTTCATCGCTAAAGGAGAATCCCGAACCCGACAAATCGCTTATGCGCCGTTCAATTGTCCGTCCCGACAAGGGATGACGAAAGCTTACCCGGGGACTCATCTCAAGGCTCTTGCGGGTGCTGCGAAACTGTCGTGACCGGTACCGCCGAACCGAGGTGGCGCCGATTCCCAGGCTGAAGCATCTGTCACTGCGGGATGAAAATGCGCTGTCTATGCGGCAGATCTCGGAGTAAACAGGTCCTTCGTTATCGCTGAGGCTTATATGGGCAGGATAATCACCTTCAATCCAGCGGATGGCAGCGGAGTCCTTCAGCCGCACCATCAGGGTAGATTCAGAAAAACTTACAAGTTCCCCCTGGGCCGCTATGCCGCTTTGGGACAGAATAACCTTTATATCCCTGGCCTTCTCGGTTATTTCCGGGTCCACTTCGAATATGCGAGCCTGTTTCGGCAGCGTAAGGGTCAAGCCTGCGGGGCCAAGCTGGTAATCCTCGGGCTCAATAACAATCAGCTGCTGGTCTTCCAGGTTTATTCGCATACTGTCCAGCTGATAGCCCTGCGGTACTGCGCCTTCCGGTCCGGAATCATGGGCCCATACAAGATCACACCTGTCGTCACGGCAGGGCTGAGGATGAGCCATAATGGTACGGGTATGGGCAAATTCATTGCTGCAGAAAAGGAGTTCCACTGGTGTTGAGCTGAAGTTCAGATGATTAAGCTTGTTGATCAGGAATTTACGGTTCAGATTATGCACATTTTTAGGAGATGAGTCAGACGAAGCGGTGGCAACCTCTGCGGTTTCCCCTGAACGAGAATCATGCGGCCTCTCTTCCGCTATTTCTTTCATCTGTTCTATCACAAAACTCCACCAACTTTAGCTTTTTAGTATATCGGAAAAATCAGCATCGTGGTGAACAAGTTAGAAAAGAATCTACATTTTTGTGCGGCCCTTCAGTGATCGGGCCAGAGTAAGCCGATCGGCATACTCTAAATCACCCCCTACCGGCAGCCCGGAAGCCAGCCTGGAGACGGTAAGTCCCATATCCTTGACAAGATTAACCAGATACAGCGCTGTTGTATCACCTTCAACCGTCGGGTTGGTAGCAATAATAACTTCTGCGATTCCTCCCCCCTTCAGGCGCCGCAGCAGGGAATCAATGTTCAGTTCTGCAGGACCGATCCCGTCAATCGGAGAAAGCGACCCTCCAAGAATATGGTAACGCCCTTCATACTCCCTGGTAGCTTCTATGGTTCCCACATCCTGAGACTGTTCCACCACACAGAGAACGCGGGAATCCCGCCGGGTGTCGCTGCAGAAATCGCAGGGGTCTGCTTCGGTATAGATACCGCAGATCGAGCAGCGGCGGATACGGGCCTTCAGTGTCCCGATCTGCTCCGAAAGACCCCGCAAATACTCGTCATCGCCCTGCAGCAGGAAATAGGCCATTCTTGTGGCGCTCTTTTTTCCAACGCCGGGGAACCGAGACAGACTCCGAATAAGCTGGTCCAGTACGGTCATTTACATGCCCATAAAACCCGGAGGTATCGGCATACCGCCGGTCATGGAGGATACCTCTTGCTGAATGGCATCCTTGATCTTTGCTATGGCGTCGCTTGTTGCCGCGCGGACAAGATCTTCCAGCATACCGATGTCATCAGGATCCACCGCCTCCGGTTCAATCTTGACCCCCGTCACCGTCATCTGACCGTTCATCGTGACCCGGACCATTTCGCCTCCGGCAGTTCCGGTAACGCTTATATCGGCCATCTTGGCCTGCATCTCCTGCATACCGCTCTGCAGGGACTGAAGGTTTTTCATCATCTCAAAGGGGTTCATCGTGATTCTCCTCGCACTATCTCTCCGCGAAAGACCTTTTGCACCAGGGACACCTGGTCATCCTCTTCGCGGGTATCATCACTTTCAGCCTCATTGTTTTCCTGTACATGTTCTATTTCAAGCCGTGCCTGAAGTCCGGAAATATCGTTAAAGACCTGGATTACATCCGCCCCTTCGCGGCGCAGAAGGTTTGCAGAAAAAGAGTCGGAAAACGAGAGTCGCAGAACATCACCATCCAGCACCCATGAGACTGCTTTTTCAAGGGCCGCCGAAAGTGTCAGTTTTTTTTTTCGCATTGTCTCCATAACCTGTTCACGAAAGGCATCACTTTTCGGAGCCGTTTTGTGAGCTTCTGCGCCGGAATCGGCGGATCCGTCAGCAGAACCGATGGAACCGGAGACTATTTCCGAACGCAGGGTATGAATCTGGTCGAGAATCTCCCGGGAATTTAAATACCCCTTAAGATCACTCAGGCGGGACATAAGCAGCTCCAGCTCAAAACGCTGATTCAGGGAGTAACGTATGTTCCGGTAGAGTTCAAGCAGCAGCTTGAGGGCATGTTCCAGCTGGCTGCGGGAAAAGCTCTCTCGCACGGAAGATGAAAATCTGTCGGCCGTATAGCCGAGTACAGTCTCTCTGCTGATTCCAGTGTGAATGAACAGAATGTTGCGAAAGTACTCCGCCAGGTCCATAATCAGCTGTTCCACCGCGACCCCGTTCATCAAAATCTCGTCGCTCTTCTCCAATACACGGCTGGAATTTCCCGCGGCCATCGCTTCTACCAGTTCATTCAAATCGTCCAGACCCACAAGCCCAAGCTTCTCCCGGATCTTTTCCAGGGTTACATGTCCGCCCGAGAAGGAAACCACCTGATCAAAAAGGGTATAGGCGTCTCGAAGACTTCCGGTGGCCTCTTTGGCAATCCAGAAAAGCGCGTCCTCGTCGGCCTGAACACCAATCTCATTGGTAACCATCTGCAGGCGTTCCTTTATAACTTCCACGTTTACCAGGCGAAAATTGAACTGCTGGCAGCGGGAGCGGATGGTCGCCGGGACCTTGTGAATTTCGGTGGTGGCAAAGATAAAAACAATATAAGGAGGCGGTTCCTCGATGGTCTTCAGCAAGGCGTTAAAAGCGCTGTTGGAGAGCATGTGAACCTCGTCGATTATATATACCTTGTAGCGGGAGGAGTTGGGGGCAAAGAGGACCTCATCTTTAATTTCCCGCACATCATTGACCGAGGTATTGCTGGCACCGTCTATCTCGATTACATCCAGAGAGTTCCCCCTGCTGATTTCTACGCAGTTGGAGCAGGTATTACAGGGTGTATCGGTGGGTCCGTTCTGACAATTCAGGGATTTGGCGAGAATACGTGCCGCCGAGGTTTTTCCAACCCCCCGGGGACCGGAGAAGAGATAGGCGTGGGCAATGCGCTCAGCCTGAACAGAACTCTTAAGGGTTGAGACAACGAAATCCTGACCGGCCAGGTCATCAAAAGATTGTGGCCGTTTTTTCGTCGCCGTTATCTCAAAATTCATTTGCTCCCTACCATTCTGCTACAGAAAAGAACCCCTCAAGCTCCAGTCAAGTGAGCTGCGGCTCACCGATCAGTCGCTTACCGCTGCTACCTTCCGGTCCTGACGGGGTTGGGCGATAACCGGTAGCACAGTACCTGGCTATCAACGCCTGAGGGGAAATACGGAGAGAGAGGGATTCGAACCCTCGGAACCCGGTTAGAGTTCACACGCTTTCCAAGCGTGCACCTTCGACCACTCGGTCATCTCTCCCTGACTGAATAACTTTTACCAAAGAGTGCAGAGCAGAACGCAGCGCGTCCCTCTCTTCCTTACGGAGAGAGAGGGATTCGAACCCTCGGTACCGACTAACGGTACAACGGCTTTCGAGGCCGCCCGATTCAACCACTCTCGCATCTCTCCAGAAATAGCGTACCCAAGAGGACTCGAACCTCCGACCTTTAGGTCCGCAACCTAACGCTCTATCCAACTGAGCTATGGGTACAAACAAGCGGAGAGGGAGGGATTCGAACCCTCGGTGCAGTTACCCACACAACTCCTTAGCAGGGAGCCCGATTCAACCACTCTCGCACCTCTCCAAAATATACAAACCAATAAAAAGGGACGCTTCCGCGTCTCCTTATTTTCAAGAAGCTGGGATTTCTCTCCGGCACCCGGCCAAGCTTCCGCGCCTCATCGGCGCGCGCTCACTACGGATCGAATCCACCTCTCGTTTCGCTCAGGAACTGCGTCCTGAGCTTTCGGAGAAGGTGGGATTCGAACCCACGGAGCCTCTCGGCTCAACGGTTTTCAAGACCGCCTCCTTCGACCACTCGGACACCTCTCCAGTCTATTGATCGGGTTCCTACTATAGATGTTGAAGGATTCTTTGTCAATCAGGAGAGACAATTTCAAGGATCCTGTCCAGGTCGTCCAGGGAAAAATATGAGATCTCAATGCGCCCTTTTTTGGCCGATCCTTTTACTGATACCTTGGTTCCAAA is from Marispirochaeta sp. and encodes:
- the recR gene encoding recombination mediator RecR; the protein is MTVLDQLIRSLSRFPGVGKKSATRMAYFLLQGDDEYLRGLSEQIGTLKARIRRCSICGIYTEADPCDFCSDTRRDSRVLCVVEQSQDVGTIEATREYEGRYHILGGSLSPIDGIGPAELNIDSLLRRLKGGGIAEVIIATNPTVEGDTTALYLVNLVKDMGLTVSRLASGLPVGGDLEYADRLTLARSLKGRTKM
- a CDS encoding YbaB/EbfC family nucleoid-associated protein — translated: MNPFEMMKNLQSLQSGMQEMQAKMADISVTGTAGGEMVRVTMNGQMTVTGVKIEPEAVDPDDIGMLEDLVRAATSDAIAKIKDAIQQEVSSMTGGMPIPPGFMGM
- the dnaX gene encoding DNA polymerase III subunit gamma/tau, translated to MNFEITATKKRPQSFDDLAGQDFVVSTLKSSVQAERIAHAYLFSGPRGVGKTSAARILAKSLNCQNGPTDTPCNTCSNCVEISRGNSLDVIEIDGASNTSVNDVREIKDEVLFAPNSSRYKVYIIDEVHMLSNSAFNALLKTIEEPPPYIVFIFATTEIHKVPATIRSRCQQFNFRLVNVEVIKERLQMVTNEIGVQADEDALFWIAKEATGSLRDAYTLFDQVVSFSGGHVTLEKIREKLGLVGLDDLNELVEAMAAGNSSRVLEKSDEILMNGVAVEQLIMDLAEYFRNILFIHTGISRETVLGYTADRFSSSVRESFSRSQLEHALKLLLELYRNIRYSLNQRFELELLMSRLSDLKGYLNSREILDQIHTLRSEIVSGSIGSADGSADSGAEAHKTAPKSDAFREQVMETMRKKKLTLSAALEKAVSWVLDGDVLRLSFSDSFSANLLRREGADVIQVFNDISGLQARLEIEHVQENNEAESDDTREEDDQVSLVQKVFRGEIVRGESR